The DNA segment GCGGGTTCGCTCGACACTATTTGAAGAATCAATACGAGTCGTCACTATTCCGTCTTCTCCATTCACTGTTGCGTTACTTGTTGTGATCCAGCTCACAGCGTCGGAAGTGATCGTATGATTAATATGAGTATTCATCAGCGTCGGGTCATATTGCTCGCCTAAATTATCCACCGATTCTTTCCAGTTTCCCTGAATACCACGCTTCACATAAGTACTGACCGCCACAAAAGCCCCTAAAATAATGATGATCAAAATCGCGTATTCCAAAGTTGTCTGAGCCTGATGTTTTTTTATGCGCATATTTACTCCCCGGGCGTAAAGCCCATATTGACCAAAGAATCCGATGAAGATGTTATTTCGTCATTAAAAACATAAGTAATATCATTGACCTGATGAATGAGCTGGCGATTCATAATGCTATGACTATTTGAAACAGAATTGACCACATATTGATCCGTCGCTCCGGATTCTTGTTCCGACGCGCTTTGCGGAGCCAGCTGATCGGCGGCTAATCTTACCACATCTTGTAATCCGCGCCTGATGGGTGGGGACATCACCACCAAAGCGGTGGAAACAATTCCGACCAAAATAATGTATTCCATCAACGATTGGCCGCGCGTCATTTTTAACATATTTTATCCGCCTTCTCCCGGAGGAAGTTGTACAGATACCGTATTAACAGACGTTGTATCGTCCTGTGACTTCCTGGAAATTCCAGTGCTTCCGCCGGGCAAAAGGATCTTATTTTGTTGAATACTGCGTTCTATATCAGAATTCGTCGCGGCATAATACGGTTCATATTCGCCGTAAAGCCTGCCGACGGCATTCGCTTCCACGCTGGCGTCTTTGACGATGTCCATCATGGTTGATTTGGCGTCATGAAGCCGCCCTTGCAAAGCCCGTTTTAACACAATGGTCATCGCCATCAGCGCGGCGATCACCAGCGCGATCATGATAGCGTGTTCATTGGCCATTTGTCCGTTTTGACGAAAGAATATTTTACGCATAAATTTCTACGAAATGTATTTTATATTTTAGATGAAAACAAGGTAAATCAAAAACGAAATTTGTTGAAGCTGCCCCGACTCGTGTGCTGCGGCGAAATTCTTTTCAATAATTTCGCCGCACTCGTCGAGGTTCACTTTCTTCGTCTACAAACGTAGATGAAGAAAGTGAAAAAACACACATGGCTTACCCGAAGGTTTTTCTCTCCGGGTAAGCCATGGTTTACAAACAATACAGGTTAATTTCCCCAATACTCCTGCTGTTGGTTGATGATCACCGTTTCAGAGTCGACATTGACCGTTTCTGCCTCAGTCAGCTCTGAGCGTGTAACGCCAGCATTGAACGTTTCTCTCGTTGAGCTAGTGGAGCTGGTTGTGCTATTAACCCTGGTGTTCCCGGGAGAGAATTGTTCGCCGATATCGTCGGCGGCCGATCTCAAACGCCCCTGAACACCTCTTTTAATGTAGAATTGAATGGACAGCAAAGCGCCGATGATAATAATGATCAAAACAGCGTATTCCAACGTGCTTTGCGCCTTCATTTGTCTTAGTTTTTTTAACATTTTTATGTTCACCTCCTAAAGAACTTAAGTTAGTGTGATCGATATTTTACGGAACCATTTCTATTTCAACGGCGCCACCACCTCCACCACCGCCGCCACCATCAGCTCCGGGGCCATTATATTGGTATTCCTGGAAACCACCTTCCAGGCGCTGAATATCGCTATTAGACGTCATCCCGATACCGCTTTCCGCTTCATTCATCACAACCGATGACTCGGAATTACGCGAGACATCGAATGCACTGGTCAGCTGTGTCGGTTCAAACTGCGTCGTTGTACCCAGCTCTGATGTATTATCGGCCATATACTGAGTAGCGTCATAAACTCTGGCCTGCAGAGCACGTTTGGCGTAAACCTGCATGGCAATGACCGCGCCGACGACAAGCGCGATCAAAATCGCGTACTCGGCGGTATTTTGCCCTCTTTTTTTGTTTAATTTTCTGAACATTTTATTTACACCTCCTTAAAAGGCTTTGATGTTCACATTAAAAATTAGTTACGGAATGACCACATCTTCATTGCCACCGCCGCCACCGCCACCTGAAGTATGCGAATTGGAAAGTTTATCGGCCATGGTTTCCATTCCGTTAACGGTTGTCCCTAATGTACGGTCTAAGGCCGGGCGCAAAACTCCGCTGGGCCCTAAGAAAACGATGAGAACCGCCACAACTGCCGTCACTAAAATAATATACTCTAGTGTGCTTTGACCTCTTTTACTTTTTAGCTTCATGTTTTCATTCACCTCCTTAAGAGTGAACTTTTGTATGCTCCATAAAGCGAAGCAATATTTCTAGTTATCCCTCAATCCTTCTTCTACATTCTTTTGAGCTGCCTGAACCGCCCGGTAAACATAAGTACTCATGGTGATCATCGCCGCTGATACAAGAGCAATCACGAGGACATATTCTATTAGATTTTGTCCGTTTTTATTTTTCAGCCTCATCATCGCCTTGCCTATGTTTATCAAAGATTGTAGCCGCCCGCTTACAGCATCTCCGGCAACCGAAGAGCGAAGGATTTCATCCGCGCGGGCCCTCTATCTGTGATCGCCTCTCGAAGACGATCACGTGAAAACGCCCGAGAATATCCATCGGGCGCAAAATACGTCATTTCTAAGCGAAAAAAAATCTCCGGAAAAATTTTCCGGAGATCACAATAGCTCCTTAAAAAATCATTAAGTAACGTGATGCAATATGTGTGAACAACGCTTGGTACCTTCATCATTTCTCCGTGGCTTAAGAAACAATGAGACTTTGACTAAAATGGTATTACCTTTAATGCGTTATAAATATAACACATACAAAAAACAGGCGCAAGCACTTGTTTGGGTTAATTTTTCTCCTGATTTTCGATGCGGATTTGAAGCTTGCACCCCAAGGGATCACGCACATCGCTTTCGTTAAGGCGCGCCAGGGCATATTCCAGGTCTTTGCGGTAAAGATGGGTTGGGGGAAGAACAAGGCTCACAATGATACTATCCTTGCTCCTTTGAACAGAGCCGGATATTTGGTAAAAACGTTCTCTGATATCAGAAAAATTAAGCTTTTCATAGTGCAGTGGAAAGAAATGGCGCTGGCAATAGTTATTGAGCGCCGATAGAAGAAACTCAATATTCGTCTCCAAAGACGGCTCAGCCCTCAAAAGATTGTATTGGCCTCCTCCTTCTAACAAGTTAACTCGGTCATGGGACGGAGTAACGCTCACAACTCCATAAGAAGCTTTTTCGGTCCGGGCGGTAAAATCCTGATAACTTTCTTGAAAGTTTGGCCAGCGAGCAAGAAAAGCGGCGATTACATCTTCCGCCGACATTTCTTCCGAAAGGATATTGGTGACGATCGCCATCACCGGCCAGTCTAAGGCGCTATCACGCAAAAGAAGGGCTCTCACGCGCGT comes from the Candidatus Omnitrophota bacterium genome and includes:
- a CDS encoding class III signal peptide-containing protein; amino-acid sequence: MKLKSKRGQSTLEYIILVTAVVAVLIVFLGPSGVLRPALDRTLGTTVNGMETMADKLSNSHTSGGGGGGGNEDVVIP